The segment TAGTTCTCATCCGTTCAAGTACGTCAGGAGATATGGAGGAGATCTCTGAGTTCTGGAGGGGTGTTGGGTTAACGGTGTTGACTACAGATGTGGAAACGCACGAGAAACTAATGGCCGTTATACAAGTCCTCCCTCACTTCTTTATGTTAGGTCTATCCTCCAGCCTGGATGCGTTATCCAAGGAACTGGCGGTAGACTACACTCAATTTCAAACTACTAATTTTAAAGAAATCTTCAAGATAATAAACAGAGTAAGGGATCTAGATCGAGTAGTTAAGGAGATTCAAAGCTCAAACCCTTACGCTAGATTAGCGAGGAAAGTGGGACTTGGAGAGTTAAATACTCTTTACTCTACTCTTGAAAAGGAGAAGAAATGATCCTTTTCGTACTAAATGGAGATGGATCAACCTTAAAGGAGAAGCTAAGCTCCACTTCAGCATCATATAAGTTCTTAAACCTCTATGGGAAGAACCTGGCACTAGCGTGGCCAGACTCAGAAGTTGAGAACATACGTGACCCCTCAATAGAGATCGTTGTGAAGACGAAGAGGTCCTATGTGCTAGCCGGGAACGAATGGAAGAAGGATCCCACCAAGGTAAACGTTGGTAAAGTTGAAATAGGAGGGAAAAAAGTCGTAGTTGCAGCCGGACCGTGTGCTGTAGAATCGGAGGAGCAGACTGAGACTGTAGCCAGGGAGGTTAAGAAGGCTGGAGCCTCTCTATTGAGAGGAGGTGCTTACAAACCCAGGACTAGCCCTTACTCATTCCAAGGACTTGGAGAAGAGGGACTAAAAATACTTAAAAAGGCATCAGAACAGACCGGCCTCCCTGTTGTTTCTGAAATCCTGGACGCTAGAGACAGGGACGCCTTTGCTAGATACGTAGATATGGTTCAAATCGGAGCTAGGAACTCCCAGAACTTTACATTATTGAGAGAGATGGGTAAACTGGGTAAGCCCGTGCTCTTGAAGAGAGGTTTGGGAAACACGGTAGAGGAGCTGATACAATCTGCGGAGTACATACTGATGGAGGGAAACGGGAACGTGGTACTATGTGAGAGGGGTATCAGGACCTTTGAGAAGTCGACTAGGTTCACGTTGGACATAGGGGGAATGGTGGCGGGGAAGTTAATGACTCACCTCCCTTTCTGCGCCGATCCTAGCCACCCTGCAGGTAAGAGAGAACTAGTTCATTCTCTAGCCTTAGCTTCAGTTGCAGCAGGCGCAGACATGCTATTAATAGAGGTGCATCCGAAACCGGAAGTTGCGTTGAGCGACTCCGAGCAACAGTTGACCCCTGAGTCGTTCAGTCTGCTCATGGAAAGGGTGAGGGGTTTAGCTTCTGTCCTAGGTAGGTCCGCATGATAGACTTTTCTGAGAAGATATGTTGCTCTGAAGTGAGAGTTAAAATAGGAAGGGAGGTACTAGGAGAGCTGGACTCCCTTCAAGGGAAGAAGGGCATTGTTCATCCCAGGACGTTAAGAACCCAATTGAAGGCAGATCTAGACATAGAGATCGAAGACGGTGAAAGGGGAAAGGACATTAGCGTGGCTATGAGAATTGTTGATGAGCTTCTGAGCTCTGGCTTCACTAGAGGAGACTACTTGATAGCTATGGGAGGTGGAACAGTCCTAGATGTGACGGGGTTCTCAGCCTCAATATTCATGAGAGGGTTGAACTTGATAAACGTACCCACTACGCTGTTAGGAATGGTTGACGCTGCCATAGGAGGCAAAAACGGAGTAAACTACAGGCTGGCTAAGAACATGATAGGAACTTTTTATCAACCTTTCATGATAGTGGAGGACTTATCTTTTCTCGACACCTTACCTGTGGAAGAGTTTAGAAGAGGGATGGCTGAGGTTATCAAATATGCTCTTGTTCTAGATAAGGAACTATACGATTTCCTCTCCTTAAACCACGACTCCATAATGAAGAGGAACCAAGACGTGTTGGAGAAGGTCATTTACTCCTCAGTTAAGGATAAACTTTTCGTCGTCTCAGAGGACGAGAGGGAAACTAAGGGAGTGAGGATAGTTCTTAACTTCGGTCATACGATCGGGCACGCAATAGAGGCCGGTTCAGACTTTAAGGTACCTCACGGTTTAGCGATATCTGTTGGGATGGTATGCGAGGCAAAGATAGCTGAAGAGATGGGATACGCTGAGGAAGGAGTTGTAGAGGACGTGTTATGGTTATTGCAGTTGTACGGTCTACCTATCTCAATGGATCAATTGAACGCTAAGGTAGAGGTGGAGCGTGCCTTGAAGTCGATGCTAATGGATAAGAAGAGGAGGGGGGAGGAGACGTTGATGCCTTTCCCAACTAGGATAGGCAATTGGAGGAGCGTTAGTGTGCCTAACGATACCCTCGTTAGTTTCTCGAAACAGTGCCTAGGAGGGAACTGAGCTGGATTGCAGGGAGATAGGGGCAAAAACTAAGCTACTGGGAGTCCTCGGAGAGAAGATAAGCTACTCCCTCTCCCCGAGGATACACAACTTCAGCTTCAGCAAGATGGGAGTTAATGCGATCTACGTCGTTTTCGATGTACCCAGTTCCCGGTTTGACAAAACAATCAAAGGCTTACTTGAACTGACCTATGGCATAAATGTTACCATACCGTACAAGGAGAGAGTGATAAGTCACCTGGACGATCTCACCTCTGAGGCCGAGAGGATCGGCGCTGTCAATACCGTTCATGAGAGAAGAGGCTATAACACGGACTACCTTGCGATAAAGAGCCTAGTGTCGTCGAAATTTAACTCAGGCGGATCTGCCCTCATTTTAGGAGCTGGAGGGGCCTCCAGAGCTGCGGCGTTCGCACTAGGAGACCTTGGATATAAGATATTGATAGTTAACAGGACTAGAGAGAGAGGAGAGGAACTGGTGTCTAAACTATCTGAACATGGAATCAATGCGAGATTCACTACAGGTTGCAATGCGGATTATGAAATCCTAGTTAACACAATACCTGATCCTAGTGCAGTTCCTATGGACTGTGTAAAAGGCAAACTAGTAGTGGAG is part of the Metallosphaera cuprina Ar-4 genome and harbors:
- a CDS encoding shikimate dehydrogenase family protein — encoded protein: MDCREIGAKTKLLGVLGEKISYSLSPRIHNFSFSKMGVNAIYVVFDVPSSRFDKTIKGLLELTYGINVTIPYKERVISHLDDLTSEAERIGAVNTVHERRGYNTDYLAIKSLVSSKFNSGGSALILGAGGASRAAAFALGDLGYKILIVNRTRERGEELVSKLSEHGINARFTTGCNADYEILVNTIPDPSAVPMDCVKGKLVVEFVYDKESPFLRRARELGMKVIDGLEILVRQAMEAEKIWFGKSLEDSEVVRTIAG
- the aroB gene encoding 3-dehydroquinate synthase, with the protein product MIDFSEKICCSEVRVKIGREVLGELDSLQGKKGIVHPRTLRTQLKADLDIEIEDGERGKDISVAMRIVDELLSSGFTRGDYLIAMGGGTVLDVTGFSASIFMRGLNLINVPTTLLGMVDAAIGGKNGVNYRLAKNMIGTFYQPFMIVEDLSFLDTLPVEEFRRGMAEVIKYALVLDKELYDFLSLNHDSIMKRNQDVLEKVIYSSVKDKLFVVSEDERETKGVRIVLNFGHTIGHAIEAGSDFKVPHGLAISVGMVCEAKIAEEMGYAEEGVVEDVLWLLQLYGLPISMDQLNAKVEVERALKSMLMDKKRRGEETLMPFPTRIGNWRSVSVPNDTLVSFSKQCLGGN
- the aroF gene encoding 3-deoxy-7-phosphoheptulonate synthase → MILFVLNGDGSTLKEKLSSTSASYKFLNLYGKNLALAWPDSEVENIRDPSIEIVVKTKRSYVLAGNEWKKDPTKVNVGKVEIGGKKVVVAAGPCAVESEEQTETVAREVKKAGASLLRGGAYKPRTSPYSFQGLGEEGLKILKKASEQTGLPVVSEILDARDRDAFARYVDMVQIGARNSQNFTLLREMGKLGKPVLLKRGLGNTVEELIQSAEYILMEGNGNVVLCERGIRTFEKSTRFTLDIGGMVAGKLMTHLPFCADPSHPAGKRELVHSLALASVAAGADMLLIEVHPKPEVALSDSEQQLTPESFSLLMERVRGLASVLGRSA